One window of the Falco biarmicus isolate bFalBia1 chromosome 2, bFalBia1.pri, whole genome shotgun sequence genome contains the following:
- the TSKU gene encoding tsukushi, with protein MQSLAWFNLLLLLPCFGTTKTCFPGCHCEVESFGLFDSFSLTKVDCSGIGSHIVPVPIPLDTSYLDLSSNKLETINESMLTGPGYTTLVSLDLSYNKIAKISSTTFSRLRYLESLDLSHNSLQVLPEDCFSSSPLGDIDLSHNKLLDIAMDIFASKGQGKSLNVDLSNNKLSTMTRHREKSIPNIQNLNLSGNRLTSVPNLQGIPLRYLNLDGNPLVKIEKGDFMGLKDLIHLSLSGLSGFGELSPYSFKELPALQVLDLSSNPNLKSLTAEVIFGLNSLQELNLSGTGVSSLPKTVLKYLPSIKSITLGKNIQCLKTIKEGQYHRQIGLTKKEVLSCHDSHGSVAAAPYVS; from the coding sequence ATGCAGTCCCTAGCCTGGTTCaatttgctgcttctccttccttgtTTTGGTACAACCAAAACCTGCTTCCCTGGCTGCCACTGCGAAGTTGAAAGCTTTGGTCTCTTTGACAGCTTTAGCTTGACCAAGGTGGACTGCAGTGGAATAGGCTCACACATTGTTCCCGTCCCAATCCCTCTGGATACCTCCTACTTGGATCTATCATCAAACAAACTGGAAACAATCAATGAATCAATGCTTACTGGCCCCGGGTACACCACCTTGGTAAGCCTCGACCTGAGCTACAACAAAATTGCCAAGATTTCCTCCACAACCTTCTCCAGGCTTCGGTACCTGGAGTCCTTGGATCTGAGCCATAACTCTCTGCAAGTCCTTCCGGAGGACTGTTTCTCCAGTTCTCCTTTGGGTGACATAGATTTGAGCCATAACAAGCTCTTGGATATCGCTATGGACATTTTTGCTTCAAAAGGTCAAGGAAAATCCCTGAATGTGGATCTATCCAATAATAAGCTCAGCACAATGACAAGGCACCGTGAGAAGAGCATCCCCAACATCCAGAACTTAAATCTTTCTGGAAACAGGCTAACATCTGTGCCAAACCTTCAAGGTATTCCTCTCCGATACTTAAATCTTGATGGGAACCCTCTAGTCAAGATTGAGAAAGGAGACTTCATGGGGCTGAAAGATTTGATTCACTTATCCCTCAGTGGCCTGAGTGGCTTTGGAGAGTTATCTCCTTACAGCTTCAAGGAGCTACCAGCCCTCCAAGTTCTGGATTTATCCAGCAATCCCAACTTGAAGTCACTGACTGCTGAAGTTATCTTTGGTCTGAACTCCCTACAAGAGCTCAACCTCTCTGGAACAGGTGTGTCATCCTTGCCAAAGACTGTGCTTAAATACCTGCCTTCCATCAAAAGCATCACCTTGGGGAAGAACATACAGTGTCTTAAGACCATCAAAGAAGGCCAGTACCACCGACAAATTGGGCTGACCAAAAAAGAGGTCCTCAGTTGCCACGACAGTCACGGCTCCGTAGCAGCAGCACCTTACGTTTCGTGA